From Medicago truncatula cultivar Jemalong A17 chromosome 7, MtrunA17r5.0-ANR, whole genome shotgun sequence, a single genomic window includes:
- the LOC11413293 gene encoding uncharacterized protein, which yields MGKAEEEQHLPRGVTSSDPPQNTETQCRCSSSQIRKLLGFRCILVFIFSLALFLSALFWLPPFVDHNNLYDNSKYKGHDIVASFIVNKSVPVLEDNKLQLEADIFDEIEAPAATQVKILSLDPLPGPNKTKVVFAVDPDGGHPEMSLSAISLIRSLFTSLVIRQSVLQLTSSLFGDPHFFEVLKFKGGITIIPQQNAFPLQTVQTRFNFSLNFPIYQIQSNFDELTSQLKSGLRLSSYENLHVILSNSEGSTVDAPTTIQSSVLLAVGIPSSKHRIKQLAQTIMGPHNLGLNNTEFGRVKHVRLSSILQHSLNGSDNGPARSPSPAPVPHSPHHHHHHHHHHHHHHHHHHNSHLTPATSPIPAPAPKPGEGATPPEVVPPAATKRAPTPHKSSQAHPPDCPFEHRQRSRRSGGRHTYLTPAVAPSIEHHSHVPISSPKPQVEPPTHASHSVPALSPLPNVAFAHAEPPPKREPAAEQPSTQFHGLSLSPSSAGCIGTVKWTSLIFLVLVLHV from the exons ATGGGAAAAGCCGAAGAAGAACAACACCTGCCACGTGGCGTAACATCATCGGATCCACCACAAAACACGGAAACACAGTGTCGGTGCAGTTCTTCTCAGATTCGGAAACTCCTTGGTTTCAGATGCATTCTCgttttcatcttctctcttgctTTGTTCCTCTCTGCTTTGTTTTGGTTACCCCCTTTTGTAGATCACAACAATCTCTACGATAATTCCAAATATaaag GCCATGATATTGTTGCAAGCTTTATTGTTAATAAGTCGGTCCCTGTGCTAGAAGATAACAAATTGCAGCTCGAGGCTGACATTTTTGATGAGATAGAAGCTCCCGCCGCTACTCAA gTGAAGATCTTGTCTTTAGACCCCTTACCTGGGCCAAACAAGACAAAAGTGGTATTTGCGGTCGATCCCGATGGTGGACACCCGGAAATGTCTTTGTCTGCCATTAGTTTGATAAGATCATTATTTACGTCCTTGGTAATACGCCAATCAGTTCTCCAGCTCACTTCATCCTTGTTCGGAGATCCCCACTTTTTTGAAGTGTTGAAATTTAAAGGAGGAATTACAATAATTCCACAACAGAATGCATTTCCTCTGCAGACAGTGCAAACAAGATTCAacttttctttgaattttccCATTTATCAAATACAATCAAATTTCGATGAGCTGACAAGTCAGCTAAAGTCTGGATTACGTCTGTCATCCTATGAG AACTTGCATGTCATCTTATCGAATTCCGAAGGTTCAACAGTAGATGCTCCTACTACTATTCAATCCTCTGTTCTACTTGCGGTTGGGATTCCTTCATCAAAACATAGGATAAAGCAATTGGCACAAACCATCATGGGACCTCATAATCTTGGCTTGAATAACACTGAATTTGGTAGGGTTAAGCATGTCAGACTTTCATCCATCTTGCAGCACTCCCTTAATGGCAGTGATAATGGCCCAGCGAGGTCACCTTCTCCTGCTCCTGTGCCTCATTCTCCacaccaccatcaccatcatcaccaccatcaccatcatcatcaccatcaccatcacaATTCTCATCTAACTCCTGCAACTTCTCCTATACCTGCACCTGCTCCTAAACCTGGGGAGGGTGCAACTCCGCCTGAAGTTGTCCCTCCCGCTGCTACAAAAAGGGCACCTACACCACATAAAAGTTCTCAAGCTCATCCTCCTGATTGTCCATTTGAGCACAGACAAAGGTCTAGGCGTAGTGGTGGGAGACATACTTATCTAACACCTGCTGTTGCCCCTAGCATTGAACATCATTCTCATGTCCCTATTTCATCACCAAAACCACAGGTTGAACCCCCTACGCATGCATCTCATTCAGTACCTGCTTTGAGTCCTTTGCCAAATGTAGCTTTTGCCCATGCTGAGCCCCCACCTAAGAGGGAACCGGCTGCAGAACAACCTAGCACACAGTTTCATGGGCTATCATTATCTCCAT CTTCTGCAGGTTGTATTGGAACTGTTAAATGGACATCTTTAATATTTCTTGTACTTGTGTTACATGTGTGA
- the LOC11415020 gene encoding 4-alpha-glucanotransferase DPE2: MVNPGLVSGNKPVNSVKISFRLPYLTQWGQSLLVCGSVPVLGSWNVKKGVLLSPFHEGSELIWSGSITVPKGFQCEYTYYVVDDKKNIVRWEMGKKHELALPDGVQSGQEIEFRDLWQTGSDALPFRSAFRDVIFRKSWDSSVKTTTGANHINLEPEAESILIQFKVFCPNIEKDTSIYVIGSNTKLGQWKVENGLKLSYVGEFVWLAECVIQRSDFPIRYRYCKYGRSGNASIENGPNREVSISASRREAKYIFLSDGMIRETPWRGAGVAIPMFSIRSESDLGVGEFLDLKLLVDWAVASGFHLVQLLPINDTSVHQMWWDSYPYSSLSVFALHPLYLRVQALSENIPEEIKQEIEKAKQQLDGKEVDYEAAVATKLSIAKKVFNQEKDLILNSSSFQQFFSENEGWLKPYAAFCFLRDFFETSERSQWGRFAQYSEDKLEKLVSTESLHYEIICFHYYVQYHLHLQLSEASEYARKKGVILKGDLPIGVDRNSVDTWVYPNLFRMNTSTGAPPDYFDKNGQNWGFPTYNWEEMSKDNYGWWRARLTQMGKYFTAYRIDHILGFFRIWELPDHAVTGLVGKFRPSIPLSQEELEKEGIWDFNRLSRPYIRQEILQEKFGSAWAFIATAFLNEYDKNCYEFKEDSNTEKKIVSKLKTSGESSLLLESEDKMRRNLIDLLQNIVLIRDPENPKDFYPRFNLEDTSSFQALDDHSKNVLKRLYYDYYFHRQENLWRQNALKTLPALLNSSEMLACGEDLGLIPSCVHPVMQELGLVGLRIQRMPNESDLEFGIPSQYSYMTVCAPSCHDCSTLRAWWEEDEERRQRFFKNVMESDELPPDQCVPEVAHFIIRQHIESPSMWAIFPLQDLLALKEEYTARPAIEETINDPTNPKHYWRYRVHVTLESLNKDNELKTIIKDLVRWGGRSVPLEDSQAEANLISTSSVADTVSEKQQFAGTGEKIRHPSEYNGIPSLTAR; encoded by the exons ATGGTGAATCCGGGATTGGTTTCTGGAAATAAGCCGGTGAATTCAGTCAAGATAAGCTTTCGGTTACCTTATCTTACTCAATGGGGTCAGAGTTTGCTGGTGTGTGGCTCTGTACCAGTGCTTGGATCTTGGAATGTGAAGAAGGGTGTGTTGCTTAGTCCCTTTCATGAAGGTTCTGAGCTCATTTGGAGTGGAAGCATTACTGTGCCAAAAGGGTTCCAATGTGAGTACACCTATTATGTTGTGgatgataagaaaaatattgtgaGATGGGAGATGGGGAAGAAGCACGAATTGGCGCTCCCTGATGGTGTTCAGAGTGGCCAGGAGATTGAGTTCCGTGATCTTTGGCAG ACTGGCTCAGATGCTCTCCCTTTCAGAAGTGCTTTCAGAGATGTCATTTTTCGGAAAAGCTGGGATTCAAGCGTCAAGACAACTACAGGAGCCAACCACATCAATCTCGAACCAGAAG CGGAATCCATCCTCATCCAATTCAAAGTTTTCTGCCCAAATATTGAGAAAGACACATCC ATATACGTGATAGGCAGCAATACAAAACTGGGGCAGTGGAAAGTTGAAAATGGACTAAAACTCAGCTATGTTGGTGAATTTGTCTGGTTAGCTGAATGTGTGATACAAAGGAGTGATTTTCCAATAAG ATACAGATATTGTAAATATGGCAGGTCTGGGAATGCTTCTATAGAAAATGGTCCAAATCGAGAAGTGTCCATTAGCGCCTCAAGAAGAGaggcaaaatatatttttctttcagaTGGCATGATACGT GAAACACCCTGGCGTGGTGCTGGTGTAGCAATTCCTATGTTCTCTATCAGGTCAGAATCTGATCTAGGAGTTGGAGAGTTTCTCGACCTGAAATTGCTAGTTGACTGGGCTGTAGCATCTGGTTTCCATTTAGTTCAACTTTTACCTATCAATGATACATCTGTGCATCAGATGTGGTGGGATTCTTATCCATACAG TTCACTCTCAGTATTTGCGCTGCATCCGTTGTACCTGAGAGTGCAGGCACTTTCTGAGAACATACCAGAGGAGATAAAG CAAGAGATTGAGAAGGCAAAACAACAATTAGATGGCAAG GAAGTTGATTATGAAGCTGCAGTGGCTACTAAACTCTCAATTGCTAAGAAAGTTTTCAATCAAGAGAAAGATTTGATACTTAATTCGAGTTCCTTTCAGCAGTTCTTTTCTGAGAATGAG GGTTGGTTGAAACCCTATGCTGCCTTCTGTTTCCTGAGAGACTTCTTTGAAACATCAGAACGAAGTCAATGGGGCCGTTTTGCTCAATACTCAGAAGATAAG TTAGAGAAACTTGTATCCACGGAAAGTCTGCATTACGAGATAATTTGCTTCCACTACTATGTTCAATACCATCTACATTTACAA TTGTCTGAAGCTTCAGAATACGCAAGAAAGAAGGGAGTGATTCTAAAGGGAGATCTTCCCATTGGAGTTGACAGAAACAGTGTGGATACTTGGGTTTATCCAAATTTGTTCCGAATGAACACTTCTACTGGGGCACCTCctgattattttgataaaaatggtCAGAATTGGGGCTTTCCTACTTATAACTGGGAAGAGATGTCAAAAGATAACTATGGTTGGTGGCGAGCTCGATTAACACag ATGGGAAAATATTTCACAGCTTACAGGATTGATCACATATTGGGATTCTTCAGAATTTGGGAACTTCCAGATCATGCTGTGACAGGTTTAGTAGGAAAATTCCGACCATCTATTCCACTAAGTCAG GAAGAACTTGAAAAAGAAGGAATATGGGACTTTAATCGCCTGAGCCGCCCATACATTAGGCAAGAAATATTACAG GAAAAATTTGGGTCTGCTTGGGCATTTATTGCAACAGCTTTTCTGAACGAATATGACAAGAACTGCTATGAG TTCAAGGAGGATAGCAACacagagaaaaaaattgtttccaaACTGAAAACTTCTGGAGAAAGTTCTCTGTTGTTGGAGAGTGAAGACAAAATGCGGCGTAATCTGATCGATCTTTTACAG AATATAGTTCTAATCCGAGACCCAGAGAATCCAAAAGATTTTTATCCGCGTTTCAACCTTGAAGATACATCAAGTTTCCAGGCTTTGGATGATCATAG CAAGAATGTTCTCAAAAGATTGTATTATGACTACTATTTCCATCGTCAAGAGAATCTTTGGAGGCAAAATGCGTTGAAGACTCTACCTGCACTTCTAAATTCATCAGAGATGCTGGCTTGCGGGGAAGATTTGGGCCTCATTCCTTCTTGTGTGCATCCT GTTATGCAAGAACTCGGATTAGTTGGGTTGCGCATTCAACGGATGCCCAATGAATCTGATCTGGAATTTGGTATTCCTTCTCAATACAGCTACATGACG GTATGTGCCCCATCATGTCATGACTGTTCCACCTTGCGTGCTTGGTGGGAAGAAGACGAAGAAAGAAGACAACGGTTCTTCAAGAATGTGATGGAATCTGATGAGTTGCCACCTGATCAATGTGTTCCAGAAGTTGCACATTTTATTATAAGGCAACATATTGAATCCCCATCAATGTGGGCAATTTTCCCCCTTCAG GACTTGTTAGCATTAAAAGAAGAATATACAGCACGCCCTGCAATAGAAGAGACAATCAATGACCCTACAAATCCGAAGCACTATTGGAGATACC GTGTGCATGTGACTCTGGAGTCATTGAATAAAGATAATGAGCTGAAAACCATCATTAAAGATCTTGTACGTTGGGGCGGAAGATCAGTTCCTCTAGAGGATTCACAAGCTGAAGCAAATCTAATCTCAACATCATCAGTAGCAGACACCGTCTCTGAGAAGCAACAGTTTGCCGGTACCGGAGAAAAGATCCGTCATCCTTCTGAATATAATGGAATTCCATCATTGACTGCCCGTTGA